The proteins below are encoded in one region of uncultured Eubacteriales bacterium:
- a CDS encoding conserved hypothetical protein (Evidence 4 : Homologs of previously reported genes of unknown function), translating into MAYYVYILRCEGDSLYTGITTDLERRFSEHAGRGGRGARYTASHRPIRFEAAWAAPGRAEASRLEYRIKELTRPEKERLISGGTPEGFGLTHYFRVAVTNTGRAITMRFICYPKCTTCQKARAFLDERGIEYDFRDIKQDSPSEAELRVWHEKSGLPLKRFFNTSGLQYKALELTRKLPSMTEDEQYALLATDGMLVKRPILVAEDFVLVGFKQAEWEAACV; encoded by the coding sequence ATGGCATATTACGTCTACATCCTAAGGTGCGAAGGAGATAGCCTTTACACGGGAATTACCACCGACCTGGAGCGGCGCTTTTCGGAGCACGCCGGGCGGGGGGGAAGGGGTGCGAGGTATACCGCGTCGCATCGGCCGATTCGGTTTGAGGCGGCCTGGGCCGCTCCTGGGCGCGCAGAAGCATCGCGGCTCGAGTACCGCATCAAGGAGCTGACGCGCCCGGAGAAGGAGCGGCTGATCAGCGGCGGAACCCCGGAAGGATTTGGGCTAACACATTATTTCAGGGTTGCGGTTACCAATACAGGGAGGGCTATAACCATGCGATTTATTTGTTATCCCAAGTGCACCACCTGCCAGAAGGCGCGAGCGTTTCTTGACGAGCGGGGCATAGAGTACGATTTCCGCGACATCAAACAGGATAGCCCCTCGGAGGCCGAGCTGCGGGTCTGGCACGAGAAGAGCGGCCTGCCGCTCAAGCGGTTCTTCAACACCAGTGGCCTGCAGTACAAAGCGCTGGAGCTGACTCGGAAACTGCCCTCTATGACGGAGGACGAGCAATATGCCCTGCTTGCCACCGATGGGATGCTGGTCAAGCGCCCGATCCTGGTGGCAGAGGATTTCGTGCTGGTCGGTTTCAAACAGGCCGAGTGGGAGGCGGCTTGCGTTTAA
- a CDS encoding conserved hypothetical protein (Evidence 4 : Homologs of previously reported genes of unknown function): protein MLNEKVSELLNNQIVHELYSSYLYLHFSNYYEEQGLKGFANWYMIQSKEEYDHAMLFVRYMQNNDVKVTYGAIPAPDAVLDNTMVPLTEGLKHEQFVTALIHTIYAAAYEVKDFRTMQFLDWFVKEQGEEETNATDLIKKMEIFGSDSKGLYLLDQELATRVYAAPSLVL, encoded by the coding sequence ATGCTGAATGAAAAAGTTTCCGAGCTATTAAATAACCAAATTGTCCACGAGTTATATTCTTCCTACCTGTATCTTCATTTTTCTAACTACTATGAGGAGCAGGGCTTGAAGGGCTTTGCCAATTGGTATATGATCCAGTCCAAGGAGGAGTACGACCACGCCATGCTGTTCGTACGATATATGCAAAACAACGACGTCAAGGTGACTTACGGAGCCATCCCCGCCCCCGACGCGGTGCTGGATAATACCATGGTCCCTCTTACCGAAGGCCTAAAGCACGAGCAATTCGTAACCGCGCTGATTCACACCATCTACGCCGCTGCGTACGAGGTGAAGGACTTCCGCACCATGCAGTTCCTGGACTGGTTCGTCAAGGAGCAGGGCGAGGAGGAGACCAACGCCACCGACCTCATCAAGAAGATGGAGATCTTCGGCAGCGACAGCAAGGGCCTGTACCTGCTGGACCAGGAGCTGGCCACGCGGGTATACGCCGCTCCCAGCCTGGTGCTGTAA
- a CDS encoding conserved hypothetical protein (Evidence 4 : Homologs of previously reported genes of unknown function) translates to MTSKVYFTKEISPQRLVEIYDALGVTLSGKVAVKLSTGEPGGHNFLQPALIAPLVKKLDGTIVECNTAYEGKRYTSADHWKAVRDHGFLDVAPCDIMNEEGELALPVEGGFHLKENYVGSHLQNYGSMLMLSHFKGHAMGGFGGALKNMSIGVASSHGKAVIHGSGDPAQLWTGDHDSFLESMADACQAVMAHIGRENIVYASVANRLSVDCDCDSNPHEPEMADLGIFASTDPVALDQACVDAVYASPDPGKAALIERIESRNGIHTVEAAASLGLGSREYELITLD, encoded by the coding sequence ATGACATCAAAGGTCTATTTCACGAAAGAGATCAGCCCCCAGCGACTGGTCGAAATTTATGACGCACTGGGCGTCACACTCTCCGGGAAGGTCGCCGTTAAGCTCTCCACTGGTGAGCCGGGCGGGCACAACTTCCTCCAGCCTGCGCTGATCGCCCCCCTGGTAAAAAAGCTGGACGGCACCATTGTGGAATGCAACACCGCCTATGAGGGCAAGCGCTACACCTCCGCCGACCACTGGAAGGCCGTGCGCGACCACGGCTTTCTCGATGTGGCCCCTTGTGACATCATGAACGAGGAGGGAGAACTTGCCCTCCCCGTAGAGGGTGGGTTCCACCTGAAGGAGAACTACGTGGGCTCGCACCTCCAGAATTACGGCTCTATGCTGATGCTCTCCCACTTCAAGGGCCACGCGATGGGTGGCTTTGGCGGCGCGCTGAAGAACATGTCCATCGGCGTGGCCTCCTCCCATGGGAAGGCCGTCATCCATGGGTCGGGGGACCCCGCCCAGCTCTGGACCGGTGACCACGACTCCTTCCTGGAGTCGATGGCGGACGCCTGCCAGGCAGTGATGGCGCATATTGGCCGGGAGAACATCGTTTATGCCAGCGTGGCAAACCGCCTTTCGGTGGACTGCGACTGCGATTCCAATCCCCACGAGCCTGAGATGGCGGACCTGGGTATCTTCGCCTCCACCGACCCCGTGGCCCTGGACCAGGCCTGTGTGGACGCGGTGTACGCCTCCCCCGACCCGGGAAAGGCGGCGCTGATCGAGCGCATAGAATCCCGCAACGGCATCCACACAGTAGAGGCCGCGGCGTCCCTGGGGTTGGGCTCCAGGGAGTACGAGCTCATCACACTCGACTGA
- the ygiD gene encoding putative enzyme (Evidence 3 : Function proposed based on presence of conserved amino acid motif, structural feature or limited homology; Product type pe : putative enzyme): MMERMPVLFVGHGSPMNAIEKNQFTDQWEALGKMLPRPKAILSVSAHWYTAGSRVTDSPAPRTVYDMYGFPEELYKIVYGAPGAPEIAHRTQALLTRPTEIDNTWGIDHGTWSVLHRVYPAADIPLFQLSVDKSAPLEAHYQLGQALRPLREEGVLIFGSGNVVHNLGRVAWDMKGGYPWAEEFDHTVKDNILAKNHGKLFHLEQLGPAAALSVPYPDHYAPLLYILGASDAEDRVSVFNDECVLGSLSMTSYLFQ, translated from the coding sequence ATGATGGAACGGATGCCCGTACTGTTCGTTGGGCACGGCTCGCCCATGAACGCCATTGAGAAAAACCAGTTCACCGACCAGTGGGAGGCGCTGGGGAAAATGCTCCCGCGGCCCAAGGCCATCCTCTCCGTCTCCGCCCACTGGTATACGGCGGGCAGCCGGGTCACGGATTCCCCCGCTCCCAGGACGGTCTACGATATGTACGGTTTCCCGGAGGAGCTGTACAAGATCGTCTATGGCGCGCCCGGCGCGCCGGAGATCGCCCACCGGACTCAGGCACTGCTGACACGTCCCACCGAGATCGACAATACCTGGGGCATTGACCATGGCACCTGGTCCGTCCTCCACCGGGTCTACCCTGCCGCGGACATCCCGCTGTTCCAGCTCAGCGTGGATAAAAGCGCCCCATTGGAGGCCCACTACCAGCTCGGCCAGGCGCTCCGGCCTCTCAGAGAGGAGGGAGTGCTGATCTTCGGCAGCGGAAACGTGGTTCACAACCTGGGCAGGGTAGCCTGGGACATGAAGGGCGGCTATCCCTGGGCTGAGGAGTTCGACCACACGGTCAAGGATAATATCTTGGCAAAAAATCACGGAAAACTGTTCCATCTTGAACAGCTTGGCCCCGCCGCCGCCCTCTCGGTCCCCTACCCGGACCACTACGCGCCGCTCCTCTATATCCTTGGCGCCAGCGACGCCGAGGACCGGGTTTCGGTCTTCAACGACGAGTGCGTGCTCGGTTCTCTCTCCATGACGAGCTACCTCTTCCAATAA
- a CDS encoding conserved membrane hypothetical protein (Evidence 4 : Homologs of previously reported genes of unknown function), whose protein sequence is MIQAVLYFLIAIGATTAGSMTGMGGGVIIKPLLDLLHDFDVQTIGVLSAITVFAMSVVSIGKQMLAKTKIPFETAIPLALGSVAGGLIGQWMLSAIVATLQLDRLVTVVQNVLLSLLILAVYIYMRNKSKIQSLTLKGVPVSLLVGVFLGVCSSFLGIGGGPINVALIVYLFSYDTKTATVCSIITILFAQISKLTTLAITTGFAVYDLTLLPVMVVGAIAGGFIGASFNKKCSEAAVEKAFNAVQLLVLAISVFNIIKNLIA, encoded by the coding sequence ATGATTCAAGCAGTACTTTACTTCCTCATCGCCATCGGCGCCACAACGGCCGGGTCAATGACCGGCATGGGTGGCGGGGTGATCATCAAGCCCCTTTTGGACCTGCTTCACGACTTTGACGTGCAGACCATCGGTGTCCTCTCGGCCATCACGGTATTTGCCATGTCGGTAGTGTCCATTGGCAAGCAGATGTTGGCGAAGACGAAAATCCCATTCGAGACCGCCATCCCCCTGGCCCTTGGGTCGGTGGCGGGGGGGCTCATCGGACAGTGGATGCTCTCTGCAATCGTTGCGACCCTCCAGCTAGACCGGCTGGTGACGGTGGTGCAGAACGTTCTGCTTTCCCTCCTCATCCTGGCCGTCTACATTTATATGCGCAATAAGAGCAAGATACAAAGTCTCACGCTCAAGGGTGTCCCCGTGTCCCTGCTGGTAGGCGTATTTCTGGGGGTGTGCTCGTCCTTCCTGGGCATCGGCGGAGGGCCCATCAACGTGGCCCTCATCGTCTACCTCTTCTCTTATGATACCAAGACGGCCACCGTTTGCTCCATCATCACCATCCTTTTCGCCCAGATTTCCAAGCTGACCACCCTGGCCATTACCACCGGCTTTGCTGTGTACGACCTTACCCTCCTGCCCGTCATGGTGGTGGGGGCCATCGCCGGAGGATTCATCGGGGCCAGCTTTAACAAGAAGTGCAGTGAGGCTGCGGTAGAAAAGGCCTTTAATGCCGTCCAGCTCCTGGTCCTCGCCATCTCGGTCTTCAACATCATCAAGAACCTGATTGCCTGA
- a CDS encoding hypothetical protein (Evidence 5 : No homology to any previously reported sequences), producing the protein MPTLRQTVEVLAGVNLPALIEACVNRDGETVSSLAARLQEIGRGAARALCPARPVRRRVGRIIKKTAPVL; encoded by the coding sequence TTGCCCACCCTCCGTCAGACCGTGGAGGTACTGGCCGGGGTGAACCTTCCCGCCCTCATCGAGGCCTGCGTGAACCGGGATGGCGAGACGGTCTCCTCCCTGGCTGCCCGGCTCCAGGAGATAGGCAGGGGGGCAGCTCGTGCGCTTTGCCCCGCCCGACCTGTCCGACGACGAGTGGGACGAATAATTAAAAAAACGGCGCCTGTTTTATAA
- a CDS encoding conserved hypothetical protein (Evidence 4 : Homologs of previously reported genes of unknown function) has protein sequence MVSAKVPSLLGFTDEITSMGMTPRTEVVSFQLMKVPDKLHHTLGIDKDEMVYYIRRVRYADNVPFVRETTHMSARLYPDVSMKILSGSKYHYFEDELGLKIAYSQHTVTPILPPEDITELFGLSAQQPIIKVGNTTFLENGQVMDYTELVMNSPKYQLRYIKQ, from the coding sequence GTGGTGAGCGCCAAGGTACCCAGCCTGCTGGGCTTTACCGATGAGATCACCAGCATGGGAATGACTCCCCGCACCGAGGTGGTCTCCTTCCAGCTGATGAAGGTGCCCGACAAGCTGCACCACACCTTAGGTATTGACAAAGACGAAATGGTATACTACATTCGCCGGGTCCGGTACGCGGACAATGTTCCCTTCGTACGGGAGACCACCCACATGTCGGCCAGACTGTACCCCGACGTGTCCATGAAGATACTCAGCGGCTCCAAATACCACTATTTTGAGGACGAGCTGGGGCTGAAGATCGCCTACAGCCAGCACACCGTCACTCCCATTTTGCCCCCGGAGGACATCACGGAGCTGTTCGGCCTGTCTGCCCAGCAGCCCATCATCAAGGTGGGCAACACCACCTTTTTGGAAAACGGGCAGGTAATGGACTATACCGAACTGGTGATGAACTCACCTAAGTACCAGCTGCGGTATATCAAGCAGTAG
- the bcp gene encoding putative peroxiredoxin bcp (Evidence 3 : Function proposed based on presence of conserved amino acid motif, structural feature or limited homology) — protein sequence MLDVNINAPDFTLPDKDGVPHSLADFKGKKVVLYFYPKDDTPGCTSQACSFAQSYDAFLDLNAVVIGVSKDSVASHQKFAEKYGLPFLLLSDPELAAIQAYDVWKEKKLYGKAYMGVERSTYVISEEGVIEQALPKVKPDTNAAELLAYLREQ from the coding sequence ATGCTGGATGTCAACATAAACGCCCCCGATTTTACCCTTCCCGATAAGGACGGGGTTCCCCACTCCCTGGCCGATTTTAAGGGGAAAAAGGTCGTCCTCTACTTCTACCCCAAGGACGACACGCCGGGCTGTACCAGCCAGGCCTGCTCCTTTGCCCAGAGCTATGATGCTTTTCTGGACCTGAACGCGGTGGTCATCGGCGTGAGCAAGGACAGCGTAGCGTCCCACCAAAAATTTGCCGAGAAGTACGGCCTGCCCTTCCTCCTCCTTTCCGACCCCGAGCTGGCCGCCATCCAGGCCTATGACGTGTGGAAGGAGAAAAAACTCTACGGCAAGGCCTACATGGGCGTGGAGCGCTCTACCTACGTCATCAGCGAGGAGGGCGTCATCGAGCAGGCTCTCCCAAAGGTCAAGCCCGACACCAACGCCGCCGAGCTGCTGGCCTATCTCCGCGAGCAGTAA
- a CDS encoding conserved hypothetical protein (Evidence 4 : Homologs of previously reported genes of unknown function) → MPKVRKMLGRADDPCVLSLMGLMDTQSKATIARWCLDYARTEFLPIYQKAHPEDGRGVAALDAAERWLAGELKLPSVKKLILETHAAARELENDPVAQAAIRAVGQAASVVHVATHALGMVFYGAAATAYDRLGLEEPPQIYDALFLEECTRAKAALASIAVPDEPNPVKLKWYC, encoded by the coding sequence ATGCCAAAGGTACGAAAGATGCTGGGGCGTGCGGATGATCCCTGCGTGCTCTCCCTTATGGGACTGATGGACACCCAGAGCAAGGCCACCATCGCCCGCTGGTGCCTGGATTATGCGCGGACAGAGTTTTTGCCCATTTACCAAAAGGCACATCCGGAGGACGGGCGGGGAGTGGCGGCACTGGATGCCGCAGAGCGCTGGCTTGCGGGGGAATTGAAGCTGCCCAGCGTGAAGAAACTGATCCTGGAGACACACGCCGCCGCCCGGGAGTTAGAGAATGACCCCGTCGCCCAGGCTGCAATTCGTGCGGTGGGACAGGCCGCCTCGGTGGTCCACGTGGCCACCCACGCGCTGGGCATGGTCTTTTATGGCGCTGCCGCTACTGCCTATGACCGGTTGGGGCTGGAGGAGCCGCCGCAAATCTACGACGCGCTTTTTCTGGAGGAGTGTACCCGTGCAAAAGCCGCTTTGGCTTCTATCGCCGTGCCCGACGAGCCCAACCCGGTAAAGCTAAAATGGTACTGCTGA
- a CDS encoding Sulfurtransferase has product MGAVVRPLPVPFTIRKERNVKIALSALLFSLLLLVGCTQSAEYQKISAEEASKMMTEEVIILDVRTQGEYDEGHIPGAVLLPDSEVAQRAEEILPNKGQTILVYCRSGRRSALAAEALAKLGYTDVYDFGGIIDWPGEITTE; this is encoded by the coding sequence GTGGGCGCGGTTGTGCGTCCGCTCCCCGTTCCCTTTACCATTCGAAAGGAGCGCAATGTGAAAATAGCACTATCCGCACTGCTGTTTTCCCTCCTCCTGCTGGTGGGCTGCACACAGAGCGCGGAGTACCAGAAGATTTCCGCCGAGGAGGCCTCGAAGATGATGACTGAGGAGGTCATTATCCTGGACGTGCGCACCCAGGGGGAGTACGACGAGGGACATATTCCCGGCGCCGTCCTCCTGCCCGACAGCGAGGTCGCCCAGCGGGCGGAGGAGATATTGCCCAACAAGGGGCAGACCATCCTTGTCTACTGCCGGAGCGGGCGGCGCAGCGCCCTGGCGGCAGAGGCGCTTGCCAAGCTGGGGTACACCGATGTCTACGACTTCGGCGGCATCATTGACTGGCCCGGCGAAATCACCACAGAATAA
- a CDS encoding Anaerobic sulfatase-maturating enzyme produces MKQVSFLIKPASSLCNLRCRYCFYADVAENREVANLGIMSGETAEELVISAFRAAEPRTNVSFAFQGGEPTVAGLGYFRNFVALVEKHRPSRVGVTYSIQTNGLTINEEWADFFRTHNFLVGVSVDGNKSLHDRHRVDTKGQGTYERVVGTVKLLLARGVDVNLLCVVTGSCARHPQQVYSALKGLGVRYLQFIPCLDPLEEARGGMPFSLKPKDYGNFLCGLFDAWYRDWELGQYISVRLFDDYVHLAMGLPAGTCATSGSCGSYFVAEGDGSLYPCDFYVLDEWKLGKVGETPLDELAESGKAKEFLAGGERKPDACGSCKWFQLCNGGCKRDWHGEDGVLKNYYCEAFQRLFDYAGDRITHIARLETEARSRT; encoded by the coding sequence ATGAAACAAGTGAGTTTTTTGATCAAGCCGGCTTCCAGCCTGTGCAATCTGCGGTGCCGGTATTGTTTTTATGCCGACGTGGCGGAGAACCGGGAGGTGGCGAATCTGGGCATTATGTCCGGGGAGACCGCCGAGGAGTTGGTCATTTCCGCTTTTCGCGCGGCCGAGCCGAGGACCAATGTGAGCTTTGCCTTTCAGGGCGGGGAACCCACCGTGGCGGGGCTCGGCTATTTCCGCAATTTCGTCGCCCTGGTGGAAAAGCACCGGCCCAGCAGGGTGGGGGTGACCTATTCCATCCAGACCAATGGTCTCACAATCAACGAGGAGTGGGCCGACTTCTTCCGGACGCACAACTTCCTCGTAGGCGTCTCGGTGGACGGGAATAAGAGCCTCCATGACCGCCACCGCGTTGACACGAAGGGACAGGGCACCTACGAGCGGGTGGTGGGGACGGTGAAACTTCTCCTGGCGCGGGGAGTGGACGTGAACCTCCTCTGCGTCGTCACCGGAAGCTGCGCACGCCATCCCCAGCAGGTGTACAGCGCCCTTAAGGGCCTGGGGGTGCGCTACCTCCAGTTTATCCCCTGCCTGGACCCCCTGGAGGAGGCCCGGGGCGGCATGCCCTTCTCCTTAAAGCCCAAGGACTACGGAAACTTCCTCTGCGGCCTTTTCGATGCCTGGTACCGGGACTGGGAGTTGGGGCAGTACATCAGCGTACGCCTCTTTGACGACTATGTCCACCTGGCTATGGGGCTGCCCGCCGGGACCTGCGCCACCTCGGGGAGCTGTGGGAGCTACTTTGTGGCGGAGGGGGATGGCAGCCTCTATCCCTGCGACTTCTATGTGCTGGACGAGTGGAAACTGGGCAAGGTGGGAGAAACCCCGCTGGACGAGCTGGCCGAGAGCGGCAAGGCCAAAGAGTTCCTGGCCGGGGGAGAGCGGAAACCCGACGCCTGCGGGAGCTGCAAATGGTTTCAGCTCTGCAACGGCGGCTGCAAGCGGGACTGGCATGGGGAGGACGGCGTGCTGAAAAACTACTACTGTGAAGCCTTCCAACGGCTATTCGACTACGCGGGGGACCGCATCACCCATATTGCCCGGCTGGAGACCGAGGCCAGGTCCAGGACATAA